One window of Vespula pensylvanica isolate Volc-1 chromosome 15, ASM1446617v1, whole genome shotgun sequence genomic DNA carries:
- the LOC122634484 gene encoding exosome complex component RRP46, translating to MEVDTVESEFKLRTMLCEMNQLSMPDGSAMLMQGDTTVVAGVYGPVESKAVKMIYDKASLEVVYCPVKGPAKIDDRMIEKYVRESCEAGIIVMLHPGSSISVNIQEIQNKGSLLACTINSACLALINSGISMKFTVAAVTCMIEKDSKKIILDPDNIQLQNAMAVFTFTYDSLKKDIISCNTMGRFTDKEFVECVDRCRQASSCVFNFYREVVRRYAKSI from the exons atGGAAGTAGATACAGTAGAATCGGAATTTAAACTCCGTACTATGTTATGTGAAATGAATCAACTTTCGATGCCTGATGGCTCGGCAATGTTGATGCAAg GTGATACAACTGTAGTAGCAGGTGTTTATGGACCCGTAGAATCGAAAGCGGTAAAGATGATTTATGACAAAGCTTCCTTAGAAGTTGTATATTGTCCTGTAAAAGGACCTGCAA AGATTGATGACAggatgatagaaaaatatgtaaggGAATCGTGCGAAGCTGGGATTATTGTAATGCTTCATCCTGGTTCATCTATATCTGTAAATATACAAGAAATACAGAATAAGGGCAGT cTTCTAGCTTGTACTATTAATTCTGCTTGCTTGGCTCTAATTAATTCAGgaatttctatgaaattcaCTGTAGCGGCTGTCACTTGTATGATTGAGAAAGATTCGAAAAAGATTATACTTGATCCAGATAATATTCAATTGcag aatGCCATGGCAGTTTTTACCTTTACGTACgatagtttaaaaaaagacattATCTCTTGTAACACAATGGGACGTTTCACTGATAAAGAATTTGTAGAATGTGTGGATAGGTGTAGACAAGCTAGTTCATGcgtctttaatttttatcgtgaAGTTGTAAGAAGGTATGcaaaatcaatataa